In Segatella copri, the DNA window TAAACGTGGCGTGGTAAAGTTCATCGGTATCGGTCCTGAGCTCTGCAAGCAGCACGATGTGATTCAGATTTCAGAGAAGTTCTTCTTCCCGAATGTAGAGGAATTCATCGCCAGCGAGGTGTTTGCTTCCCTGCGCGATGAGGTGATTCTGCTGAAAGGCGCCCGTCAGTTTGGCTTCGACCAGCTCACCGAACTGCTGGTACAGAAGGTACACGAGACTACGCTGGAGGTGAATCTGAATGCCGTGGTAGCCAATCTGAACTACTACCGTGCGTTTATGAAGCCGGAAACCAAGCTGGTATGCATGATTAAGGCAGACGGCTACGGTGCAGGTGCCGTGGAGATAGCCAAGACCCTGCAGGATCATCGTGTAGACTATCTGGCTGTGGCTGTAGCCGATGAGGGTGTTACGCTGCGCAAGAACGGCATCACCAGCAACATCATGATCATGAATCCGGAGATGACCGCCTTCAAGACCATGTTCGATTACGACCTGGAGCCGGAGGTTTACTCTTTCCGTCTGCTCGATGCGCTCATCAAGGCAGCTGAGAAAGAGGGAGTAACCGGTTTCCCTGTCCATATCAAGCTGGATACCGGCATGCACCGCATGGGCTTCGACCCTGAGAACGATATGGAGGAACTCATCGGCAAGCTGAAGCACCAGAATGCCATCATCCCACGTTCTGTGTTCTCTCACTTCGTGGGCAGTGATGACGACAGCTTCGATGATTTCTCAGCTCATCAGTTTGAACTCTTCGACAAGGGCAGCAAGCAGTTGCAGGCAGCCTTCGACCATAAGATTTTGCGCCATATCTGCAATTCGGCAGGTATCGAGCACTTCCCGGAGCGCCAGCTGGATATGTGCCGTCTGGGACTCGGACTCTACGGTATCAATTCGCGCAACAACAAGACCATCAACTGCGTGAGCACCCTGAAGACAACCATTCTGCAGATGCACAACGTGAAGGCAGGTGACAGTGTGGGCTACAGCCGCAAGACGATTCTCGACAGAGACAGCGTCATCGCAGCCATCCCTATCGGATATGCTGACGGACTGAACCGCCGTCTGGGCAACCGTCATGCCTACTGTCTGGTGAACGGCCAGAAGGCAGAATATGTGGGCAACATCTGTATGGATGTGGCGATGATAGACGTGACCGACATCCCTTGCAAGGAAGGAGATTCGGTAGAAATCTTCGGCGAGCATCTGCCTGTCCAGACACTGAGCGATATCCTCGAGACCATCCCTTACGAGGTACTGACCACCATCAGCAACCGTGTGAAGAGAGTTTACTTCCAGGACTAGGAAGTGAAGAGGGAAGAATGAAGACCGATTCGGTAAAAAATCATTTAAAAAACGTATAAAAATAGAGAAATCCTATCAGAAATGTTCTGATAGGATTTTTTTTTGCGTAAATTTTTCCATCAAAACGTATTGTAATTGAAGAAAAAAGTGTATCTTTGCACACAACAAATCATTAAAAGACAAAAGAGGGTGCTCTTTGTCGTGTATTTTCTAACAATTAAACAATACTACAAATTAAAATGGAACAAGTATTTAGCTATATTATCAGTCTCGGTGCGAGCGTGATGATGCCTATCATCTTCACGGTTATCGGTCTGTGTATTGGCATGAAATTCGGAAAGGCTTTGAAGTCGGGACTCTTCGTAGGCGTGGGTTTCGTAGGCTTGGGCGTGGTAACAGCATTGCTGACTACCAACTTCAACGACCCATTGAAGGCTATTTCTGACATCTACCACCTACAGTTAAACGTTTTTGACATGGGATGGCCTGCAGCTGCAGCTGTAGCTTACAATACAGCAGTGGGCGCATTGATTATCCCAATCTGTCTGGGTGTCAACTTCCTGATGTTGATTACCAAGACAACACGTACCGTAAATATCGACCTCTGGAACTACTGGCACTTCGCCTTTATCGGTGCGGTGGCTTACTTCGTGATGGGCCAGAGTTTGCTTTGGGGCTATTTCGCAGCTATCGTCTGCTACATCAACACGCTGGTCTGTGCAGACCTGACAGCCGACAGATTCCAGAAATATTACGATTTGGATGGTATCTCTATTCCGCAGCCATTCTGCCAGAGTTTCATGCCATTCGCAATCGTTTTCAATAAACTCTTCGATATGATTCCGGGCTTCTCTAAGCTCGATATTGATGCAGAGGGACTGAAGAAGAAGTTTGGTGTGCTCGGCGAGCCACTGGTACTCGGTGTTATCGTAGGTGCCCTGATAGGTTGGGCAGCCCAGCTCGATATCAAGAAGATTCTCTTCCTGGGTGTAACGATGGGAGCCGTGATGGAGCTGATTCCTCGTATTACAGCCCTGTTTATCGACGGTTTGAAGCCTATCTCAGAGAAGACACAGGAGTTGGTGAAGACCAAGTTTAACGGCAAGAAGGTTCATATCGGTATGAGTCCTGCCCTGGTTATCGGTCATCCTACTACCTTGGTAGCATCTGTGATTCTGATTCCGGTTATCCTGGCTATCGCAGTCTTCCTGCCAGGCAACCAGTTCTTGCCTTTGGCATCGTTGGCAGGTATGTTCTACCTCTTCCCAATGATTCTGCCGTTTACAAGAGGTAATGTGGTGAAGACGCTTATCATCGGCCTGGTAACCCTCGTCATCGGTCTCTATTTCGTTACCGATATGGCACCAGACTTTACACTGGCAGCCAACCAGGTTTATGCAGCTACAGGCGATAATGCCGCTCATATCCCTGACGGATTCTCAGGTGGTGCACTCGATTTCGCATCCTCTCTCTTCGGATGGGTTATCTATCGCGGTGTGAAGCTTTCATACGTAGGTATGGGTGTTCTCGCAGTCATCACAGTAGCCATGATGGTTATCAACCGTCAGCGCATCGTGAAGGAAGAGAGAAAGGTAAAAGGGTAAAAAATAAAACAAGATAATTATGAAGAAATTAACATTAATATTAGCAGCAATGGTATTAACAGCAAGTCAGGCTTTTGGCCAGTGTGGAAAATGTGGTTATGAAGTGAAGGCAGAAAATGCCTACACTAACTACAACGTTCGTTATGCAAGCAATCCGATGGATGCAAAGCACTATACAACAGACCGTCTTCGCGGTGAATTCGCTATCGAGAAGGTGTTTGCTCCAGGCGAGGTAAACTGGACATACACCATGTTCGACCGCTTCCTCATCGGTGGTGCTGAGCCAACAACTGCTCCTCTGAAGCTGACTTCTATCGCTCCTCTCTATACAGACAAGCCAAACGATCAGAAGAATCTGCTCGACAACCGCGAGTTGGGTATCATCAACATCGGTGGCGAGGGTACTGTTACCGTTGACGGCAAGAAGTATACACTCGGTTTCCAGGAGGCTCTCTACGTAGGTCGTGGTGCCAAGAACATCGAGGTAAGCAGCAAGGATGCAGCTAAGCCAGCTAAGTTCTATATGAACAGCGCTTGTGCTCATCAGACATATCCTACCAAGAAGGTTACCCTGAAGGATGCCAACAACATTAAGGCTGGTAGCCTGAAGGAGAGCAACGACCGCGTAATCCACCAGTTGATTATCAATGGTGTAGCCGGTGTTCGTACCTGCCAGTTGCAGATGGGTGTTACTGAGTTGAAGGAGGGTTCTGTATGGAACACCATGCCAGCTCATACTCACCTCCGCCGTATGGAGACTTACCTCTATTATAATGTACCAGAGGGTCAGAAGATTCTCCACGTAATGGGTGAACCACAGGAGACACGTCCTATCTGGTTGAACAACGAGCAGGCTGTGATAGCTCCAGAGTGGTCTATCCACTGTGCAGCAGGTACCAGCAACTATACCTTTATCTGGGGTATGGCAGGTGAGAATCTGATCTATAACGATATGCAGGTAGTGAAGATTCCTACATTGGAATAATAAGATACATGATATGGCAACCTGGCTTATGATTAATATGAGCCAGGCTTTGCCGTCTAAATAGTAATCTAAAATAAAAATAAGTATAACGCTTAAAAACTTTTTGCAAAATGAGTCCTATTACAACAAGCAAAATGTCCAACTTCCGTTGGGTAATCTGTGCACTGCTCTTCATCGCAACCACAGTCAATTACATGGACCGTCAGGTTCTCTCTTTAACATGGAAAGACTTCATTGCTCCAGAATTCCACTGGACAGATGATCACTATGGTACCATCACCGGTCTTTTCTCAATCTTCTATGCCATCGCCAACCTCTTCGCAGGTAAGTTCGTTGACTGGATGGGCACCAAGAAAGGTTATCTCATTGCCATCTTCGTATGGTCAACAGGTGCTGTGATGCACGCCGGTTGCGGTTGGGTAGCTATGCAGATGGAAGGTTATGATTCTATCGAGGCACTACGCATGGTACAGGCAGGTAGTGATGCAGCTGTAGCGATTGCTACAATCAGTGTATGGCTGTTCCTCTCTTGCCGCTTGATTCTTGCTGTGGGTGAGGCTGGTAACTTCCCAGCAGCCATCAAGGTAACAGCAGAGTATTTCCCTAAGAAAGACCGTGCTTTCTCTACCGCTATCTTCAACAGTGGTGCTTCTGTAGGCGCTTTGGCAGCTCCAGCTACCATTCCATTGTTGGCTCGCAGCATGGGCTGGGAGTGGGCATTCATTATCATCGGTGTGCTCGGTTACGTATGGATGGGCCTCTGGGTATGGCTCTATGACAAACCATCTGAGAGCAAGCATGTAAACAAGGCTGAACTTACTTATATTGAACAAGATGAGGACCTCGAAAAGGTTGAGGCTGAGAAAGAGACAGAGACTGCTGACGCTGAGGAGAAAACAATCGGCTTCCTGAAGTGCTTCAGCTACCGTCAGACCTGGTCATTCATCGTTGGTAAGCTGATGACTGATGGTGTTTGGTGGTTCTTCCTCTTCTGGGCACCTGCTTACTTCTCTGACCAGTATGGTTATTCTTCTGATTCAGGTATGGGTATCGCCCTCATCTTCACTCTCTATGCTATTGTAACCGTATTGAGTATTGGTGGTGGTTACTTGCCAACCTACTTTGTTGACAAGAAGGGTATGAATCCATATATCGGTAGAATGCGTGCGATGTTGATTTTCGCTTGCTTCCCATTGCTCGGTCTGATTGCCCAACCTATGGGTGCGTACAGTGCATGGTGGCCAGCTATCATCATCGGTTTGCTCGGTGCAGGTCATCAGGCATGGTCAGCTAACCTCTATTCTACCATCGGTGATATGTTCCCTAAGTCAACTGTAGCTACCATCACCGGTATTGGTGCGATGGCAGGTGGTATCGGTTCCTTCCTGATTAACAAGGGTTCCGGTATGCTCTTCACCTATGCCGAGGGTCAGGGTTCTGCCTTCAGCTTCATGGGCTTCGATGGCAAGCCAGGTGCCTACATGATTGTATTCTGCATCTGTAGTGTAGCTTACCTCGTAGGCTGGTGCATCATGAAGGCATTGGTTCCTAAGTACAAGCCAATCGTGGTTGAATAAACATCACATATTTTATATAAGTTAAAAGCTCATTTGCACCAAGGCAAATGAGCTTTTATCATATTTATACTTATAGAGAAAGAATAAACCTGTCCCAATCTTCTGCACTCCCCAGCTTATTAAAGAACTTTTTGTATAATCTGATTCTTATTTTCGAGATGGCTGATGGTGTGCATCCTAACAGACATGCCATATCAGCAGGCTTGCACCCTAATTTGATGAGCATGCAAACATTTAACTCTCGATTGCTGATATCATAAACCGACCAAAGTTTTTCTTTAAAACTTGGCATGAACTGATCAAAGGTATCTTCCATTTGTTTTCTCTCTTCTTTTGTCAGATACTCTTTGGTTTCACTTCTTTTCTTCTTTTGTATCATGATCCCTATATCAGTGTTCTTGATGCTGCCTAAAGCTCGATTTTCTTCTTCAATCTTCAGTTTGTTTATGGCATTCTGCGCTAACAGTTTTTCTTTCTCATCAGCTAATCTTTTCTTCAATTCATCTTTTTCATTTGTAGCATTTATGAGTTGTAATTCTAATTCATCTATGCGTTTGTTGTTTTCTTTTATTTTCTCCAGACTGTTTTGGCGCATCTCGTCTTGCAATTTCTTCAGCATGAATACTTGCCTTTTTTCTTCCTGAGCTCTTCGTCTCAATCTACTGATTAATAAAAAGGCAAAAGTTGTAACTAAGAGTAAAAAAACAGTTGTAGAAGCAAACAAAAGTTTGAATTCATTTTTCTCTTTTGATATTCTGGTGATTCTTTCTTTCTGCTTTTGATAATCATACAGTCCTTTGATTTTTGCCATCATTTCAGAGTTCGTATTTCTCCGAATGCTGTCTACAATATGTGTGTACCGTTCGAAAAATTTTATACTTTCAAAGTTCTTCTCTTTTCCTAGTGATTCTTTTGTAAGAAACTTATATGCTTCTTCTTTTGCATATATGTTTCCTTTATTCTTCAGAAAGGAATATAGCATGTTGGCTTTGGATATATCTGTTTGCTTATATAGATTAGCTGCAATAAAATAAACTGCACTAGAGTCTGCTTTATTGATATTGTGTAGTATGTCTGGAAGCAACTTTTGGGCATTTCCCCAATCTCTTTTATCCGTATATGCAATAACACAATAGCTTTTTACACTATTGATACACCTGATATCTTTAGTGTGTTCAGCCATTTTCAAAGCTTTTTTTAAAAGTTTGAGCGCAAGTGTAGTTTCTCCCTTATCTAAAAGAACAAGGGCTTTGTCTTTCAATATTTTGACCATAGCAATATCGTCTTTTGCGATGAATGCTTCGTTATATGCCTTTGTGTACATATCGATAGCGTAGTCGTATAAGTATTGGTCGTAGTAAATATTTCCAAGTTGGGAATAACATTTGTTGTTTATGTTTAAAATGGTGTCTTTGATACTCGCTGCTTTTGTGTAGAAATTGACAGCTTTCATTGCTTCGTCTTTTTCACTTTTTATTCTGCCTGCATAGTATAAGGCTAATTTTAGAAAAGTATAATCCTTTTTGTTTTGCATATAATTGATTATTCTGCTGATATTTTTCTCGTATGGTTTGATGTCATGATCTGTTAGATCTGTTGCTTGAATCTTTAAAAGTTCACCATACATTTGTTCTTCTTTGTTGAATGAAGAGACATTTATGGTATCGAGGAAATTTGATGCTATGTTTTGGTCTTTGTATAAATCTTTAGCCATAGCATAAAAAAGACTGCGATTATCTGTTCTTTTAGAGCAGGACATAACGCACATAACGATAAATATGTAAATAAACTTTTTCATAATGCAAAGTTAATACATTTATTTGTAATATCTATGCGATAAATGCTTATTTTCCTTAATTTCCCCATTTGTCAAATGGTTGTCAATGTTTATATTGTTTAATGATGCATTTTTTCAATACTTTTGCATCCGAATTTTAATTATTAGAGTAATGAAAGTTTTAGTTTTTATATTTATTGTGTTTTCTTTTCTAGGTGTTTCTGCAGAGGAGAATATGAGTATCGAAAAGGAGTATGATGTATTTTGCTCTATCTATAATGGTGGTAGACATAATTCTAATAAGGCTCCCCTTCGTTACAATAGAATATTGTTGCAAGTAACAGAATTGATGGTCTCTGTTGTTGATGGTGCTGATAGTCCACAACCCTCAGTGTTGTCTTTTTATTCTGGTGACGGAACCCTTCTTTATAGAAAACAGTGTATTCTTGAAAATGGTGTTGTTATTTCAATGGCACCCGATATAATTAACAAAGTATCTAGAATTACTATTGTTCTTAATGATTGTGAATTTATAGGTTTTATTAAATAAAAGTTTAATTTTAAGGTTTTAAAAATGAAAAATGTATTTTTTTTATTTGCGCTTCTATGCGCATTCTTTTCATCATGTTCTGATGAAGATGGAGCTAATGTAACAACTTCAAACGTGAAATTGCCACATGTCGTTACAATTAATAGTGGTGACAAGGTAACTTGTAGCTCGAATACTAAATCTCAAGTGAAAGTCTTGGCTTTTGATAATGAGGAAGGCTTTAATCACTTTGTTGGTATTCTAAGGACAAAGACATCACAACAACGAGCTCAATTGGTTAAAAGTTTGGGCTTTGAAAGCTTGGCTATGATTAATGATAAAGCAGATAAGGAACTTGATAAAATAGGTGCAACAGCTTCATCTGTGGATGATTTCAGAGCAAAATATTTGGATTATAAGACAAAGTATGCAGGTATATTAGTAGCTAATGCTGCTGATTCTACAGACTTATCTCTTTATAAACCTGCTTCAAAAGATACTGCTGTTGCTCCGTACTTAGTCGGTGAATGTAATAAAGTTCTAGTTGATGGTGCTCTTCGAGATATCCCTTTTTCTGATGAAATGAATGATGACGATAAGAAAATCTTTGCAACAAGTTATACAGAATATTCGCCAAATTCGACAAGAAGTGTTGAGAAAGACTACACGAGTGAAGATTCTTGGCCAGTAAATGGTTTTATTGAAAAAGATGGTAATCATAAAACAATTTGTTCTGTTTACGTTACTGATGATTTCAAGTTGTTTATACATTTTGGTGCGCAATACAAAATGTGGTATGGATGGAA includes these proteins:
- a CDS encoding PTS galactitol transporter subunit IIC; its protein translation is MEQVFSYIISLGASVMMPIIFTVIGLCIGMKFGKALKSGLFVGVGFVGLGVVTALLTTNFNDPLKAISDIYHLQLNVFDMGWPAAAAVAYNTAVGALIIPICLGVNFLMLITKTTRTVNIDLWNYWHFAFIGAVAYFVMGQSLLWGYFAAIVCYINTLVCADLTADRFQKYYDLDGISIPQPFCQSFMPFAIVFNKLFDMIPGFSKLDIDAEGLKKKFGVLGEPLVLGVIVGALIGWAAQLDIKKILFLGVTMGAVMELIPRITALFIDGLKPISEKTQELVKTKFNGKKVHIGMSPALVIGHPTTLVASVILIPVILAIAVFLPGNQFLPLASLAGMFYLFPMILPFTRGNVVKTLIIGLVTLVIGLYFVTDMAPDFTLAANQVYAATGDNAAHIPDGFSGGALDFASSLFGWVIYRGVKLSYVGMGVLAVITVAMMVINRQRIVKEERKVKG
- the kduI gene encoding 5-dehydro-4-deoxy-D-glucuronate isomerase, encoding MKKLTLILAAMVLTASQAFGQCGKCGYEVKAENAYTNYNVRYASNPMDAKHYTTDRLRGEFAIEKVFAPGEVNWTYTMFDRFLIGGAEPTTAPLKLTSIAPLYTDKPNDQKNLLDNRELGIINIGGEGTVTVDGKKYTLGFQEALYVGRGAKNIEVSSKDAAKPAKFYMNSACAHQTYPTKKVTLKDANNIKAGSLKESNDRVIHQLIINGVAGVRTCQLQMGVTELKEGSVWNTMPAHTHLRRMETYLYYNVPEGQKILHVMGEPQETRPIWLNNEQAVIAPEWSIHCAAGTSNYTFIWGMAGENLIYNDMQVVKIPTLE
- a CDS encoding MFS transporter, with translation MSPITTSKMSNFRWVICALLFIATTVNYMDRQVLSLTWKDFIAPEFHWTDDHYGTITGLFSIFYAIANLFAGKFVDWMGTKKGYLIAIFVWSTGAVMHAGCGWVAMQMEGYDSIEALRMVQAGSDAAVAIATISVWLFLSCRLILAVGEAGNFPAAIKVTAEYFPKKDRAFSTAIFNSGASVGALAAPATIPLLARSMGWEWAFIIIGVLGYVWMGLWVWLYDKPSESKHVNKAELTYIEQDEDLEKVEAEKETETADAEEKTIGFLKCFSYRQTWSFIVGKLMTDGVWWFFLFWAPAYFSDQYGYSSDSGMGIALIFTLYAIVTVLSIGGGYLPTYFVDKKGMNPYIGRMRAMLIFACFPLLGLIAQPMGAYSAWWPAIIIGLLGAGHQAWSANLYSTIGDMFPKSTVATITGIGAMAGGIGSFLINKGSGMLFTYAEGQGSAFSFMGFDGKPGAYMIVFCICSVAYLVGWCIMKALVPKYKPIVVE
- a CDS encoding bifunctional UDP-N-acetylmuramoyl-tripeptide:D-alanyl-D-alanine ligase/alanine racemase, translated to MTYTIEKVTTLIGARRYGDNDTNIGFILTDSRSLCFPEETLFFALKSERNDGHNYIPELYRRGVKNFVVTNVPKGYASDYPGANFLKVVNTLEALQRLAERHRDEFNIPIVGITGSNGKTMVKEWLYQLLSPSMFVTRSPRSYNSQIGVPLSVWLMNEQTQVGVFEAGISMPGEMLALRDIIQPTIAVLTNLGAAHQENFSSLEEKCREKLILFHDAETVIYDGDDEVINKVIAEYPDYKGEKLFWSLKNAEAPFYVKNIEKQQSVSVITYIYKGEEDSFSIPFIDDASVQNAIISAVVASKLGLSAEDIDKRMTQLEPVAMRLEVKVGQHGCTLINDSYNSDINSLDIALDFMNRRPDHRGRRHTLILSDIYQSGQAPEALYKEVSDLARKRGVVKFIGIGPELCKQHDVIQISEKFFFPNVEEFIASEVFASLRDEVILLKGARQFGFDQLTELLVQKVHETTLEVNLNAVVANLNYYRAFMKPETKLVCMIKADGYGAGAVEIAKTLQDHRVDYLAVAVADEGVTLRKNGITSNIMIMNPEMTAFKTMFDYDLEPEVYSFRLLDALIKAAEKEGVTGFPVHIKLDTGMHRMGFDPENDMEELIGKLKHQNAIIPRSVFSHFVGSDDDSFDDFSAHQFELFDKGSKQLQAAFDHKILRHICNSAGIEHFPERQLDMCRLGLGLYGINSRNNKTINCVSTLKTTILQMHNVKAGDSVGYSRKTILDRDSVIAAIPIGYADGLNRRLGNRHAYCLVNGQKAEYVGNICMDVAMIDVTDIPCKEGDSVEIFGEHLPVQTLSDILETIPYEVLTTISNRVKRVYFQD
- a CDS encoding helix-turn-helix transcriptional regulator, translating into MAKDLYKDQNIASNFLDTINVSSFNKEEQMYGELLKIQATDLTDHDIKPYEKNISRIINYMQNKKDYTFLKLALYYAGRIKSEKDEAMKAVNFYTKAASIKDTILNINNKCYSQLGNIYYDQYLYDYAIDMYTKAYNEAFIAKDDIAMVKILKDKALVLLDKGETTLALKLLKKALKMAEHTKDIRCINSVKSYCVIAYTDKRDWGNAQKLLPDILHNINKADSSAVYFIAANLYKQTDISKANMLYSFLKNKGNIYAKEEAYKFLTKESLGKEKNFESIKFFERYTHIVDSIRRNTNSEMMAKIKGLYDYQKQKERITRISKEKNEFKLLFASTTVFLLLVTTFAFLLISRLRRRAQEEKRQVFMLKKLQDEMRQNSLEKIKENNKRIDELELQLINATNEKDELKKRLADEKEKLLAQNAINKLKIEEENRALGSIKNTDIGIMIQKKKRSETKEYLTKEERKQMEDTFDQFMPSFKEKLWSVYDISNRELNVCMLIKLGCKPADMACLLGCTPSAISKIRIRLYKKFFNKLGSAEDWDRFILSL
- a CDS encoding DUF4848 domain-containing protein, whose amino-acid sequence is MKNVFFLFALLCAFFSSCSDEDGANVTTSNVKLPHVVTINSGDKVTCSSNTKSQVKVLAFDNEEGFNHFVGILRTKTSQQRAQLVKSLGFESLAMINDKADKELDKIGATASSVDDFRAKYLDYKTKYAGILVANAADSTDLSLYKPASKDTAVAPYLVGECNKVLVDGALRDIPFSDEMNDDDKKIFATSYTEYSPNSTRSVEKDYTSEDSWPVNGFIEKDGNHKTICSVYVTDDFKLFIHFGAQYKMWYGWKRANRQFFFRLENMEGLDKLNPDALSSNLSPNTYYFGTSKEFYSYTKINFHVAEVTQNPIVMINKYEVTGKVFVWTDRMSEKDANGNVIYQSTGSSIYPTQHAPRENFPLFKKENSFPCKISLVGKR